GAGGGAGTTGAGGATCGTCGATTTTCCAGCCCCAGAGGAACCGCCGAAGACGACGATCGCGGGGACGGCCTCTTGGAGCAGATGCGGCAGTAGCCGCGTCGAGAGTTGGGTCTGCAGTGCGCGGTGCGAGTCCATGAGCTCGTTGATGCCGGGGACTGCGAGGGGAAAGGAGACGTCCTCAAGCGCCTCGAGCGTTTCGACAACGAGGCGGGCAAGTCTGGAGGCGGCATAATGGGAACTCACACCCCTATTCTTATCGCAAACCGCCTTGCGTTGGTGGACCGCCCCCGCCGCGTCGGTGCGCTAAGATCTAACGGGCGCAAGCCCACGCCTCCATAGCTCAATGGATAGAGCAACGGCCTTCTAATCCGTAGGTTGCAGGTTCGAGTCCTGCTGGGGGCACTACAACCCGTCAACGTCGACGCGTTTATTTGCCGCAGGAACCGTACTTCTATCCCACATTGTGAGCGCGAGCTTGTCGAATGTTGCCCGTGGGATTTGTGACCGCGATATGCTGATGGCGTGGCTTCACCGACACGAGGCAGGTGCGTGCGAACCTCAACCGAGGCGGCTCAGCCCTGATCGACGTCGAGGACAAGGAGGAGAGCGGGCCCGGCCCGCTCGTGCGACTCGCCCGAGCACTCACGCCCGACACTATTGTCCGCGTCCTCGAGCGGCAGCATATGTTGGCGGGCAGCCCGCAGTCATGGCCGGTGGATCGACTGCTCGTCCTCAAGCTCCTGTGGATCCCGTACGCCATTGTCGAGTCCATTATCGTCCTGCCCGTGTTCGGCACGCCGCTCTTCAGTGCGATGTGGGTGGTTAAGAGCATCATCGTCTACTTCCTGCCCGAGCTGCTGCTCAACAGCGAGGGGACGAAGCGCAACGAGCGCATCCAGCTTGAGCTCGCCGACACGCTCGATCAGATGACGATCGCGGTGGAGGCGGGACTCGGCTTTGATGCGGCGATGGCGCGATCGGCGAAGAACGGTCGCGGCCCCCTCGCCGAGGAGCTGAGCCGCACCCTTCAGGACATTCGGATCGGCCGCTCTCGTCGACAGGCCTTTGAGGCGCTCACGATGCGCACGACCGTCGTCGACCTGCGCCGCTTCCTGCGGGCTGTCATCCAGGCTGATGCCTACGGCATCTCCATTGCCGACGTGCTGAGGACGCAGGCTGGGGAGATGCGGCTCAAGCGCCGCCAGCGTGCGGAGGAGAAGGCACAGAAGCTACCGGTCAAGGTGCTCGCGCCGCTCATGCTCTGCATCCTTCCTGTCCTCTTCATCGTCATCATGGCGCCCGCGGTCATCAACATGATCGGGGCGTTCTCAGGGCTGTGAACTCGTGGATCGCGCTCGCTGCGGCCCTTGCCTGTGCAGCATCCGGAGCACTGCTCGTCGGGCAGATTCGTCCCTTCGTTCAGGACGCGTCCAGGTGGGCCCGCTCCCCCATCCTCCCAGCAGTCCTTTCTGGAACGGCCGGCCTCGGAGCGGCGGCCCTTGCGGACGGATGGGCGGAGCTCGCCGCCTTCGCGGCGGTCGGCGTGGGAAGCTCGCTCCTCATCGTCATCGACCTCGCCGTCAACCGACTGCCCGACCGCCTCGTCGCCGCAACCCTGGTCGCGCTCGTGGCGGGACTCCTTGTGGCGGCTGCGACGGCGGGCGACTGGTCCTCCTTCGGGCGGTCGCTGCTAGCCGCGCTCGCCCTCTGTGCCGGGTATTTCACCCTCGCGTTCATCTCCCCGTCGGGCCTCGGGCTCGGTGACGTCAAGTTCGCCGCCGTCGTCGGTGCCTTCCTCGGCTGGTTCAGCTGGCAGCACGTCGCTGTCGGGACCCTCCTCGCCTTCGCCCTCAACTTCGCCATCGCCCTCGGCGTGCTCCTCAGCAGGAGGGGCGGTCGGCACACCGACATCCCCTTCGGTCCCTGGATGGTCGCCGGCGCCATCCTCGCCGTCCTCATCCTCGGACGCTGAATCCGGAGGCGTCAGCGCTATCCCGTTGAGATAGTCCTGGGGAACGCGCAGAACATAGAAGTTTTCGACAGGGTAGTTGCCGGGGGTCGAGCGGATCCCGCCGGTCCGCGCCACGAGGATGTCGAGCTGACCGAACCGCTGCCAGCGGGCAATGTCGAACACCGGCTCCCAGTACCTGAGCGAATCATCGGTCAGAGCGAGCGAGGACCACTGCTCGCTGCCCACGCGGGAGCTGAGGAGCGTGGCAGCACTGCCGTAGAAGTCTCGGTCGCGCACGATGAGGTGGACGATGGCATCGGCGCCGCTGCCAGTCACGAGGATTTTGGGCCGGCCCATGATGGCGAGCTTGCTACCCGATGTGTAGTGCGTAAAGTCCGTCTGCCTCAGGCGGGTGTTATGGACTGTCCATTCGCCCTCATCGAGGTACATGACCATGTACTGGATCGGTTCATCCGGCTCGGGCCGCCAATACGAGACGACAAACGGGTTGTCGGCATCGTCGATGGCCATCGCCGTCTGGTTCATGAGTTCGCTGCCCTCGGGGATGGCGACGATGAGCTCCGCCTGCTCCGCGGTGATCGGCGTACTGTACGTCTCTCCGGTCGACGTCTCCCATGCTGAGCCTGTCGCGTCGACGGACCGGGCGTACATAAAGTCGTGGTTCGTGTAGATATCGGGGGTTGTGCGCCAGTTCCAGGCGACGTGCAGGCGGTCCTGCGAGTCGACGGCGGCCTGCCAATAGGGCGACTTCCCCTGACTGCGACCGTCGATGAGGTTGGACTGGACCTGCGTCCACTGGCGGGCAGCCGTGTCGTAGTGATTGACGACGAGGTTGCCATCACCCGACAGGCCGGAGCGGTAGAGCATGTAGAGGTTGCCGTTCGCCTGCTGATGGAACTCGGGGTAGGTGACCTGGTTCTCCTGCAGTCCGGTCAGCGGCTCGATGGGACCGAGGAACATCGACCACGGCTCGAGCGATCGCGCGTACTGCATCGGCTGCCCGTGCATGCCCCACGAGACGTGGAGGTACCCGTCGCCGTCGACGGCGATCGAGATCGAGTTGTGCCCGTCGAGCACCTGACCGGAGTACTGCGTGATGTGGCGCTCCCATTCCGTGCCGCGCGTGAGGTTCTTGCGTGCGATGACGAGGTTGGCCTGCGGGTCGTAGTAGGCGACGGTCTGGATCTCGTCGCCGCTGTCCGTCCGGGCCGAGGTCACGATCGGCGTCTTCGAGAACGCGGTGGCGTTGACAGAGTTGACCGCCCAGCCGGGGCCGATCTCGTCGCCGACGCCGACCGGGAAGCCGAGGTCCGCCGGCGGCTCCGAGGCCGTGTTCCGCTGGATCTCCGGGGGTGCCTTCATTCCCGGGTGCTGATTGTTCTCGGGCAGCGTCGGCTGCGCATTGTCGTTCCGTCGGACCATGAACGTATCGGTGCCGTTCCCGTCCCAGTCTCCGAGGAACACCTGATCCCCGGCCCTGCCGTAGACGAACTCGTAGTCGGCGATGCCGCTTGTGAGCTCGTTGCGGACGTAGAAGCGGACACCGCGGACCACGGCGAGGCTGTCCGTCCCGTCGCTGTCCCAGTCGCCGACCAGGACACCGTCAGCGGCGCGGCCGTAGTTGACGACCCTGTCGGCCCAACCACTCCTGTTCGAGTTGACGATGAAGTACGCGTTGCCGCGGCGAACTGTGATCGTGTCGGTGCCGTCACCATCCCAATCCCCGACGACAACGCTGTCCCCGCGGCGGCCGTAATGAATGGTGTCGGTGCCTGCGGCACCGACAAGGTCGCGCCGAAGCTCGAACCTGTTGCCGCGCCGCACCGCGAACGTATCGAAGCCATCGCCGTCCCAGTCGCCGACGTGAATCTCGTCGCCCGGCCGACCGAACGTGAACTCGACCGGTACCTCGCCGCCGCTCACTGAGTTGTTGACGATGAAGCGGTTGCCGCGCCGGACCGCGAGGGTATCGATGCCATCGCCGTTCCAGTCGCCGACGAAGACCTCATCCTCCGCCCGCCCGTACCGGACGACAAGGTCGGCTTCACCGCCAGCCATTGAGTTCTTGAAGTAATAGGTATTGCCCGCCGCTCGCTTTGGAGCCGCCACGGACTCGGCGGGGGCGAAGAGGACAGGCATCGCCGTGAGGACCGCGAGCCCCCAGAGCAGAAGTCGATTCACAGAACACCAACAGCTTTCATTCACGTTCAAATTGCGTCTTTTAACATCTTTGTCTGTTTGACTATGAGGTTAACGCTAGGTGACGTCTCGGACAGAAGATCCGTCATAATCGTGACGATCTGCACGTCAACGTTGTTGGGTACGCAGATCGTCAGAGATCTTCACGACGTCCCGCAGAGGGCGGCGGCGGCCTCGTGCCATACTGATCAGTGGCCAGCACGGCCTCAGAATCGTGGAAGGTTTGTACGTGAATCAGCTCACCAACCCCATCGTGTGGATCGATTGTGAGATGACAGGGCTCGACATCGTCAACGACGGTCTCGTCGAGATCTCCGTCGTCATCACCGACTCCGATCTCGTCCCGGTCGACGAGGGTCTTGATCTCGTCATCAAGCCGACGCCGGAGGCGCTGGCCTCGATGGGCGACTTCGTGAGGAACATGCACACGGAGTCCGGCCTCATCGACGAATGGGATGAGGGCCTTGACCTCGCCGAAGCTGAATCGCGAGTCCTCGAGTACCTGCGAGAGCGCGTCCCCGCGAAGCGGGCCCCGCTCGGCGGCAACTCGGTCGGCACCGACAAGGCCTTCCTCGAGCGGGACATGCCCGCCGTCATCGACCACCTCCACTACCGCGTCATCGACGTCTCCACCCTCAAGGAACTGGCCCGCCGCTGGTACCCGCGCACCTACTTCGCCGCCCCGGCGAAGTTCGGCAACCACCGTGCGCTCGGCGACATCTACGACTCGATCGATGAGCTCCGCTACTACCGCAGCGTCCTCATGCCCGAAGGCGATGGCCCGTCGTCCGAGGAGGCACGGAAAAAGGCGAAGGCGATCCTCGACTCGCGCACCCAGCTCTCCGTCCAGTCCTCCACGGAGGCCTGAGGACCGACCCGCACATGATCCATCCCATCGTCATCACCGGTGATCCGGTGCTCCACTCCCCCGCCGACCGCGTCACTGAATTCGACAGCGCACTCTCCGACCTCGTCGAGGACATGGTCGAGACGACCATTGCCGCGCCCGGCGTCGGCCTGGCCGCACCCCAGATCGGCATCGGGAAGCAGATCTTCGTCTGGGTCTACGGCGACCAGGATGAGGCGCCGCCCCGCGGGGTCGCCATCAACCCCCAGCTCTTCATCGAGCCGATCCAGCCGGATACACCGACCGCGGCGGACCGGGAGGGGTGCCTGTCGTTCCCGGACGAGAAGTTCGCCCTGCTCCGCAGCCCCAGGGCGATCCTGCGCGCGCAGGATGTGACCGGCCGAGCCTATGAGCTTGAGGCAAGCGGCTGGTTCGCTCGGATCCTCCAGCACGAGTACGACCATCTCCAGGGCACCCTCTACGTCGATCGCCTGACTGGCAGCGATGCCGAGACTGCCTCGCGCATCACCACCGAGCGCGGTTGGGGGCGCCCGGGACTATCGTGGATGCCGTGACAAGGCCAACCGCCCTCGAGGACCACTCCGACGCTGCCCTCTCGATCGAGCCACACCACGCGGTGCATGACTCGCGCACCCGGATCTTCGAGGACGCGACGAAGCGGCCGGTTCACCTGCGTGCCCGATTCATCCTCCTCGTCTTCCTCGGCGGTGCTCTCGGCACCGCGGCGAGATATGGTCTCGGATTTCTTCTTCCCGTCGACGCGGGCATCCCCTGGTCGATCCTCGTCGCCAACCTGGCCGGATCGTTCCTCCTCGGGATGCTGCTCGAGTCCCTCATTCGACGCGGACCGGACGTTGGGCTTCGTCGCGCGATCCGGCTGTTCGTCGGGACCGGCTTCCTAGGCGGCTTCACCACCTACAGCGCCCTCGCGGCGGATACAGCGAGTCTCATGGGAGATGACGGGGTGGGGCTTGGGCTTCTCTATGCAACGGGAAGTGTCCTCCTCGGAATCGCGGCGGCAGGCATCGGCATCGCCGTCGCCTCCCTCACCCGGAGGGCACGGCGGTGAGCGCGCTGCTCCTCGTCTCCCTCGCGGGCGGCCTCGGTGCGAGCGCCCGGTTCGTCCTCGACGGCCTCATCCGCGCCCACAGCGACGGCCCGACACCGCGAGCGACGATCATCATCAACGTGACCGGCTCGTTCCTCCTCGGCCTCCTTATCGGCGTCACCGCAGGCGTTCTCCTTCCCGCGAGCGCCCTGCTCGTCGTGGGCACCGGCTTCCTGGGCGGGTATACGACCTTCTCGACCGCGAGCGTCGAGACCGCCCGCCTCATCCAGAAGCAGGAGATCGGCCCGGCCCTGTTCTCAGGCCTCGGCACGCTCGTTCTCGGCACGGGCTCGGCGGCGCTGGGCCTGTGGTTGGGCAGCCCCTCCTGACGGCTGTCGGGCGTCGTGCGAGCCGAACTTGGGTGGCTGCACTCGCCGCTCGGCCTCGTTGCCAATGTCTCATCGCCGCGTCGCGCTCAGCGTAATCTCCTCCGTGACTGTTGAATCGCGGCGCACTATCCGGCTAGTGTTCTGGCTGTGACTTCTCCGTTCAACACATGCCTGCTGCCGTGGTTCCCCACGAGCAGGGCCGCCACGCACGGCGGCACGAACGGGTACACGACGTCATGGGGGCCCCTCCTTGCAGGGTCCGCCCCCTCAGCGGCCGCCTCCTGATCAGTCGACCGATTGCCCCCGGGTGTCGGTTCGAGTAGACCGTCGATCCGAGGTGGACCCATGCTTGTCGCGAGCTCAGCGATTCTTCTCATCACCACGTTGGCCGCCCCTCTGGCAACCCGTTATCTGGGCAGAGGCGCCGGCTGGCTCCTCGCGCTCCCGCTCGCGCTGACCGCGGTCCTTCTCGGATCCTCCGGCGCATGGGAGGCTGGATCCGAGATCAATGAGGTTGTGCCGTGGATGCCCACGCTCGATGTCGGCCTCGCGCTGCGACTCGATGGCCTCTCGCTCCTCTTTGCGCTACTCGTCCTGCTGATCGGCGCGGGAATCCTCATCTACTCGACGAGGTATCTGGGAGCCAAGGGTCGGCACGGGTCCTTCTATCTCCTCATGACGGCCTTTGCGTTCGCGATGCTCGTTCTCGTCCTCGCGGACGACCTCGTCCTGTTCTTCGTCGCCTGGGAGGCGACGACGCTGTGCTCGTTCTTCCTCATCGCACGGTCGGGACCCGACGCTCGCGAGCCCGCCATCCGCACCCTTCTTGTCACGGTCGCGGGCGGGCTCAGCCTCCTGACTGCCGTGTCGATCATGGCGGTCCGCACGGGCACGACCCGGATCTCCGAGGTGCTCACCCACCCCTTCTGGCAGGACGAGCCGGGGTACGCGATGGCGGCCATGGTCCTCCTCGCCGTCGCCGCGTTCACGAAGTCCGCCCAGTTCCCCTTCCAGGCGTGGCTGCCGGACTCGATGGTGGCGATCACCCCCGTCTCCGCCTACCTGCACGCGGCCGCCATGGTCAAAGCCGGCATCTACCTCCTTCTCCGCTTCTCGCCCGTCTTCGCGGGCAATGACGTGTGGACGGGCATGCTCGTCATCAGCGGTCTGATCACGGCGCTCTTCGGCGCCGCAGCAGCGCTGCGCCGCTTCGACCTCAAAGAACTCCTCGCCTATTCGACGATCAGCCAGCTGGGTCTTCTCGTCGCCATGATCGGCGTCGGGACGACCGAGTCACTGACGGCGGCCGTCCTCCATACGGTGAGCCACGCGCTCTTCAAGTCGGCGCTGTTCATGCTCGTCGGGGCGGTCGACCATCAGGCAGGCACGAGGGACATCCGGCATCTCGCGGGCATGGATGTGCGCATGCCGCTGACGACGGTCACGCTCGCCCTGGCCGCGGCGTCGATGGCCGGCATCCCGCTCCTCCTCGGATTCGTCAGCAAGGAGCTCATGTTCACGGCCTTCCTCAACGCACCCGGTGCACGGCCCATCGTCTTCGCCCTCGTCGGGGCCGCGGCCATCGCGTCGATGCTGACCTTCGCCTATTCGGCCCGTATGGTGCTCGGGCTGCGGACCGGCACCTCAGGCCCCGTTGTGCGGGAGGCCTCGCCGGTGCTGTGGGGCGTCCCCGCCGTCGCGGCGATCCTCGGACTGGTCTTCGGCGCCATGCCGGCGCCGCTCGACGGGATCATCGGATCCGCCGCGAGCGCAGCGAGCGGCGAGGTCCTCGATCCCCACCTGGCACTCTGGCACGGGTGGAATGCGGCCTTCGCCGTCACGCTTGTCGTGCTCACCGCCGGCACCCTGCTCGTCGTGGGTCGACGCCGGGTGGAGGTGCTGCTCGCACCAATGAACCTTCCCCTGTCGGGCCTGCGGGCCGTCGATCGGATGCGGGCGGGGACGATTGCGCTCGGTGGTCAGATGGGCAGGCTGACCGGCACTCGGTCGCCCTGGGTTCACCTCGGGATCCCCGTCGTCTCGCTCGTCGGCATCGCCATCGCCGGCACCATCGGCATCCGGGAGCTCGCGCCGGCACCCGCGCCGAGGTCACAGCCCGCGGATTGGGTGCTCGTCGGCCTCATCGGCCTTGCCGTCCTCTCGGCGATCCGTGCCCGGACCCGCATCGCCGCCGTCGTCGTCACGGGTGTCGTCGGCTTCTCCATGACGCTGTGGTTCTTCGTTCTCGGAGCGGCTGATGTCGCCATGACTCAACTGCTCGTCGAGATCCTCACGGTCTGCGTCATGGTCCTCATCCTCAGTCGCCTGCCCAACCGGTTCGAACCGGCCTCGACGCGTCGACGAATCGGAGCGGGGACCATCGCCGTCAGCGCCGGCTTGGCGACAACCCTCGGGGTGTGGGCGCTGACGGGGCGCCGGGAGATCTCGCCCGCCGCGGAGTATCTCATCACCGAGGGCGAGGCCGTCACCGGCGGCAGCAACATCGTCAACACGATTCTCGTCGAATTCAGGGCCTTGGATACGCTCGGTGAGCTCACCGTCCTCGGCGTCGCGGGCCTGGCGATGGCGGCTCTGCTGCGGTCCCGGGCCCCGTCCGAGCCGCTCACGGCCGAGTTGGTCGAGGAGACTCCGCTGACGGATGGGGCTGCCAACTCCGTCTTCACACGCACGATCACCCGCGTCATCGGCCCCGGCATCATCCTGTTCTCGCTCTTCCTGCTTCTGCGCGGCCACAATGAGCCGGGCGGCGGCTTCATCTCCGCGCTCGTGGGCGGTGCCGGTGTTGCCCTGCTCTACCTGTCGGCCCGCTCCGATGAGTCGGCGCCGATCCGAGCCCCCTACATGGGACTCATCGGCGCAGGCATCCTCATCGGCATCGGCACCGGCCTGCTCGGGTTCATCGACGGATCCTTCCTGGCCCCGATCAGCATCGAGGTCGCCGGGACGAAGCTCGTCAGCTCGCTCATCTTCGACGTCGGCGTCTATCTCGCGGTCATCGGCGTCATCTACGCCGCGTTCAATCTTCTCGGAACACGCAGGCCGACCGACGCAGACCACGTCACACCAGTGAGGACTCAGCCATGACCACAGCTCTCATCGCCGGACTGCTCATGGTCGGCGCCGTCTATCTCATCCTCCAGCGGGAGATGCTCCGCATCGTCCTCGGCTTCGTCCTGCTCAGCCAGGCCGCGAACGTCGTGCTCTTGGCCGCCGGCGGGACATCGCGTCGCGAGCAGCCGTTCGGGGCACCCGACGTGGCGACGACGGCGGATCCATTGCCGCAGGCGTTCGTCCTCACCGCGATCGTCATCGCCTTCTCCATCACCATCTTCATGCTCGCGCTGTCGATCATGGGCGGCTCGAACGATACGACCGCGGATCCGGGCGACGGTGGGGATGAGGCGCCCGTGGGCGCGGATGATTCCCGCGAGTCGGGAGGTGCCGCGTGACCGCCTCACTCATCCCCCTCTTCATCATCGTCCCGCTCATCGGCGCGGGCCTCCTGACGATGATCTCGAACAGCCCCCGGCTGCACGCCGCGGCGGCGATCGCCGTGCCGCTGGCCTCGACCATCGGCGCCGTCGGCATGGTCTGGCTCTTCACCTCCGAGGGACCGGTTGCCCACGGGGTGGGGCTGTGGCCGTTCGGGATCTCGATCCCGCTCGCCGCCGACATGTTCAATGCCCTCATGCTGACCGTGACCGGGCTCTTGACGGTGGTATGTGCGTGGTTCGCGCTCGC
This is a stretch of genomic DNA from Flaviflexus salsibiostraticola. It encodes these proteins:
- a CDS encoding sodium:proton antiporter; the encoded protein is MTTALIAGLLMVGAVYLILQREMLRIVLGFVLLSQAANVVLLAAGGTSRREQPFGAPDVATTADPLPQAFVLTAIVIAFSITIFMLALSIMGGSNDTTADPGDGGDEAPVGADDSRESGGAA
- the orn gene encoding oligoribonuclease gives rise to the protein MYVNQLTNPIVWIDCEMTGLDIVNDGLVEISVVITDSDLVPVDEGLDLVIKPTPEALASMGDFVRNMHTESGLIDEWDEGLDLAEAESRVLEYLRERVPAKRAPLGGNSVGTDKAFLERDMPAVIDHLHYRVIDVSTLKELARRWYPRTYFAAPAKFGNHRALGDIYDSIDELRYYRSVLMPEGDGPSSEEARKKAKAILDSRTQLSVQSSTEA
- a CDS encoding fluoride efflux transporter FluC, translated to MTRPTALEDHSDAALSIEPHHAVHDSRTRIFEDATKRPVHLRARFILLVFLGGALGTAARYGLGFLLPVDAGIPWSILVANLAGSFLLGMLLESLIRRGPDVGLRRAIRLFVGTGFLGGFTTYSALAADTASLMGDDGVGLGLLYATGSVLLGIAAAGIGIAVASLTRRARR
- a CDS encoding prepilin peptidase: MNSWIALAAALACAASGALLVGQIRPFVQDASRWARSPILPAVLSGTAGLGAAALADGWAELAAFAAVGVGSSLLIVIDLAVNRLPDRLVAATLVALVAGLLVAAATAGDWSSFGRSLLAALALCAGYFTLAFISPSGLGLGDVKFAAVVGAFLGWFSWQHVAVGTLLAFALNFAIALGVLLSRRGGRHTDIPFGPWMVAGAILAVLILGR
- a CDS encoding DUF4040 family protein produces the protein MLVASSAILLITTLAAPLATRYLGRGAGWLLALPLALTAVLLGSSGAWEAGSEINEVVPWMPTLDVGLALRLDGLSLLFALLVLLIGAGILIYSTRYLGAKGRHGSFYLLMTAFAFAMLVLVLADDLVLFFVAWEATTLCSFFLIARSGPDAREPAIRTLLVTVAGGLSLLTAVSIMAVRTGTTRISEVLTHPFWQDEPGYAMAAMVLLAVAAFTKSAQFPFQAWLPDSMVAITPVSAYLHAAAMVKAGIYLLLRFSPVFAGNDVWTGMLVISGLITALFGAAAALRRFDLKELLAYSTISQLGLLVAMIGVGTTESLTAAVLHTVSHALFKSALFMLVGAVDHQAGTRDIRHLAGMDVRMPLTTVTLALAAASMAGIPLLLGFVSKELMFTAFLNAPGARPIVFALVGAAAIASMLTFAYSARMVLGLRTGTSGPVVREASPVLWGVPAVAAILGLVFGAMPAPLDGIIGSAASAASGEVLDPHLALWHGWNAAFAVTLVVLTAGTLLVVGRRRVEVLLAPMNLPLSGLRAVDRMRAGTIALGGQMGRLTGTRSPWVHLGIPVVSLVGIAIAGTIGIRELAPAPAPRSQPADWVLVGLIGLAVLSAIRARTRIAAVVVTGVVGFSMTLWFFVLGAADVAMTQLLVEILTVCVMVLILSRLPNRFEPASTRRRIGAGTIAVSAGLATTLGVWALTGRREISPAAEYLITEGEAVTGGSNIVNTILVEFRALDTLGELTVLGVAGLAMAALLRSRAPSEPLTAELVEETPLTDGAANSVFTRTITRVIGPGIILFSLFLLLRGHNEPGGGFISALVGGAGVALLYLSARSDESAPIRAPYMGLIGAGILIGIGTGLLGFIDGSFLAPISIEVAGTKLVSSLIFDVGVYLAVIGVIYAAFNLLGTRRPTDADHVTPVRTQP
- the def gene encoding peptide deformylase; this encodes MIHPIVITGDPVLHSPADRVTEFDSALSDLVEDMVETTIAAPGVGLAAPQIGIGKQIFVWVYGDQDEAPPRGVAINPQLFIEPIQPDTPTAADREGCLSFPDEKFALLRSPRAILRAQDVTGRAYELEASGWFARILQHEYDHLQGTLYVDRLTGSDAETASRITTERGWGRPGLSWMP
- a CDS encoding type II secretion system F family protein gives rise to the protein MRANLNRGGSALIDVEDKEESGPGPLVRLARALTPDTIVRVLERQHMLAGSPQSWPVDRLLVLKLLWIPYAIVESIIVLPVFGTPLFSAMWVVKSIIVYFLPELLLNSEGTKRNERIQLELADTLDQMTIAVEAGLGFDAAMARSAKNGRGPLAEELSRTLQDIRIGRSRRQAFEALTMRTTVVDLRRFLRAVIQADAYGISIADVLRTQAGEMRLKRRQRAEEKAQKLPVKVLAPLMLCILPVLFIVIMAPAVINMIGAFSGL
- a CDS encoding fluoride efflux transporter FluC, which codes for MSALLLVSLAGGLGASARFVLDGLIRAHSDGPTPRATIIINVTGSFLLGLLIGVTAGVLLPASALLVVGTGFLGGYTTFSTASVETARLIQKQEIGPALFSGLGTLVLGTGSAALGLWLGSPS